In Melitaea cinxia chromosome Z, ilMelCinx1.1, whole genome shotgun sequence, a single window of DNA contains:
- the LOC123668524 gene encoding uncharacterized protein LOC123668524: MEVNEGGGSHPPASKKRPRPTDEGGGVSSGCGDERDAYLPYYKPNYKRLYPENSLNTDFKVYVESTNDDRLGNKSPIYLNHIFAMDVKGVTGIQRVNANKIAVIFKQYNTANNFINNTTFLTKYNMKAFIPAAQIEKTGIIRFVPANISNKELYTRLSSIYEIVAIRRFSKKVGQERIPLQTVSITFLSNVLPSNVQYDLFSYRVFEYIPPLLQCYKCFKFNHSAKICNGKQRCSICGGEHLYKECDKPTEISCINCSGPHLAISRLCPIKTKKIIEKKNNISYASVAFTKQVTTNETDFPPLPSPKSQPVKSNVIVNKSVNISANKSVQDVNKVKTVHSKDLKSQIISNNDVLMALVQTLVELANKDDSIPTNFKTIKDALLKNLT; this comes from the coding sequence ATGGAGGTAAACGAGGGGGGCGGGTCTCACCCGCCCGCCTCAAAAAAACGGCCACGGCCTACGGATGAAGGAGGAGGCGTATCATCTGGCTGCGGTGATGAGCGAGATGCGTATTTACCGTACTACAAACCGAATTACAAAAGACTGTATCCGGAAAACTcactaaacacagattttaaagtATATGTAGAATCCACAAATGACGATAGATTGGGTAACAAGAGCCCTATATACTTAAATCATATTTTCGCAATGGATGTAAAAGGTGTGACGGGTATTCAGAGGGTGAATGCAAAtaaaatagcagttatttttaagcaatataatacggccaataactttattaataacacTACTTTCCTCACAAAATATAACATGAAGGCGTTCATACCGGCAGCGCAAATTGAAAAAACTGGCATCATTAGATTCGTTCCAGCGAATATATCTAACAAAGAACTTTACACAAGACTTTCTTCAATTTATGAAATAGTGGCAATAAGAAGGTTTTCAAAGAAAGTAGGACAAGAGCGCATTCCATTACAGACTGTAAGCATAACCTTTTTATCTAATGTACTGCCTAGTAATGTACAATATGATCTATTCTCGTACAGAGTTTTCGAATACATTCCACCATTATTACAGTGTTAtaagtgttttaaatttaatcattcaGCAAAGATTTGTAACGGTAAACAAAGATGTAGTATTTGCGGAGGTGAGCACTTGTATAAGGAATGTGATAAACCAACAGAAATCAGCTGCATAAATTGCAGTGGACCTCATCTTGCGATATCTAGATTATGTCCTATTAAAACAAAGAAGATTATCGAAAAGAAAAACAACATATCTTATGCAAGTGTCGCCTTTACAAAACAAGTCACCACAAATGAAACAGATTTCCCTCCACTCCCATCACCAAAATCACAACCTGTAAAAAGtaatgttattgtaaataaGTCTGTAAATATCTCTGCAAATAAGTCTGTACAAgatgtaaataaagttaaaacagTCCATTCTAAAGAccttaaaagtcaaataatttCCAACAACGATGTACTTATGGCCCTAGTGCAGACGTTGGTGGAATTAGCCAATAAAGATGACAGTATACctactaattttaaaactattaaagatgcattattaaaaaacttaacataA
- the LOC123668396 gene encoding ubiquitin carboxyl-terminal hydrolase isozyme L5 has translation MESAGDWCLIESDPGVFTQLIKTFGVKGVQVEEMWSMDEGEGIFDNLRPVHGLIFLFKYLQHEEPQLPVVNDSRLEKIYFAKQVINNACATQAVISLLLNCDHPDVDLGPELTKLKEFSMSFDPKMRGLTLSNSQTIRSAHNSMSNQTLFEFDQKMPAKDEDAYHFVGYIPINGRLYELDGLRDGPIDHGPIAPEQDWLDVVHPIIMKRINIYTEGEIHFNLMALVSDRKMIYERQIGELMRETQMLGMETDDTEKEIRRLKMLIEYEDAKMLRYRQEMARRRHNYLPFIITLLKILAEEKKLMPLYEKAKERALKKGQKKLKV, from the exons ATGGAGTCTGCTGGTGATTGGTGTCTTATAGAGAGTGACCCCGGGGTGTTCACACAGTTAATCAAAACATTCG GTGTAAAAGGGGTTCAAGTTGAAGAAATGTGGTCAATGGATGAAGGAGAAGGtatatttgataatttaag GCCTGTCCACGGACTTATATTCctattcaaatatttacaacatgAGGAGCCACAACTTCCCGTTGTGAATGACAGTCGACTAGAAAAGATCTATTTTGCGAAACAG gttaTAAACAATGCATGTGCAACACAGGCTGTTATTAGCCTGTTATTAAATTGTGATCATCCAGATGTAGACTTGGGCCCTGAATTGACCAAGTTAAAGGAATTTAGCATGTCATTTGATCCAAAAATGCGAGGACTCACCTTAAGTAACTCGCAAACTATACGAAGTGCTCATAACTCAATGTCAAATCAAACACTTTTTGAGTTTGATCAAAAGATGCCCGCTAAA GATGAAGATGCTTACCACTTCGTCGGTTACATTCCCATAAACGGTCGGCTTTATGAGCTAGACGGTTTACGTGATGGACCTATTGACCATGGACCCATTGCTCCAGAACAAGATTGGCTCGACGTTGTGCATCCTATCATCATGAAAAGAAttaatat ATACACCGAGGGTGAAATACATTTTAACTTGATGGCACTCGTGTCTGatagaaaaatgatatatgaGCGACAAATCGGAGAATTGATGCGGGAAACACAAATGCTCGGGATGGAAACTGACGACACGGAAAAAGAAATCCGTAGATTGAAAATGTTGATAGAATATGAGGATGCTAAGATGTTAAGATACCGTCAAGAAATGGCGCGGAGGAGACATAACTACCTACCATTCATAATAACGCTTCTAAAAATATTGGCAGAGGAAAAGAAACTGATGCCATTATACGAGAAGGCTAAAGAGCGCGCCCTTAAAAAGGGTCAGAAGAAACTAAAAGTATAA